The following are encoded together in the Bacillus sp. NP157 genome:
- a CDS encoding SIMPL domain-containing protein, translating to MKSLIAGLGLLTVCGTAFAQASLPAAPHMSVSGTATRKVEPNRFTINLRVDVADARPIQARAKVEQRMAQVLAGFKAHHAVADSVDASAINIGPKTEYRNNETVVTGTRVWRTAKATFAKLDDLRGFIDGLDADEELQVAGMSVTRSDIDAIHQDLRRAAIEDSKRTAKSMADAYGVRLGTLYTVSDTPQGVSYMAAYSTAAPPAPPAPMAPIDLQVGSIEVKESVYATYLMEPQS from the coding sequence TTGAAGTCGTTGATCGCAGGCCTGGGCCTGCTTACTGTGTGCGGCACTGCATTCGCGCAGGCCAGCCTGCCCGCCGCGCCGCATATGTCGGTCAGTGGCACCGCCACCCGCAAGGTCGAGCCGAACCGGTTCACCATCAACCTGCGCGTCGATGTCGCCGATGCCAGGCCGATCCAGGCGCGTGCGAAGGTGGAACAGCGCATGGCCCAGGTGCTCGCCGGCTTCAAGGCACACCACGCCGTGGCGGACTCGGTGGACGCGAGCGCGATCAACATCGGGCCGAAGACCGAGTACCGCAACAACGAGACCGTCGTCACCGGCACGCGGGTCTGGCGCACGGCGAAGGCCACCTTCGCGAAGCTCGACGACCTGCGCGGCTTCATCGACGGACTGGATGCCGACGAGGAGTTGCAGGTCGCGGGCATGTCGGTGACCCGCAGCGACATCGACGCGATCCACCAGGACCTGCGCCGTGCGGCGATCGAGGATTCCAAGCGCACGGCCAAAAGCATGGCCGATGCCTACGGTGTACGCCTCGGCACCCTGTACACCGTGTCCGACACGCCGCAGGGCGTTTCCTACATGGCGGCTTACAGCACCGCCGCACCGCCCGCGCCGCCGGCACCGATGGCCCCGATCGACCTGCAGGTCGGCAGCATCGAGGTCAAGGAAAGCGTCTACGCTACCTACCTGATGGAACCGCAGTCCTGA
- a CDS encoding SIMPL domain-containing protein, translated as MLRRLLPLLALAIASGPCLAATDQRHIDVTGHAERVVQPDRFTINITVKVSNAKPALARIGVEKHMATVITGFKAHHALPESINATALSITPHSHYKGNEEVVEGTEVTRTATATFARMDDLRDFIDSLDTAGNELQIAGTSIDRSDAPEIEAQLREEAMRDSTRQAELVAKTYGVRLGELFTVSDQATPVYEGYSGMSAAKQRPAPPPPIDLQVGGMKIERTMYATYLLAPSNK; from the coding sequence ATGCTTCGACGCCTGCTCCCCTTGCTCGCCCTGGCCATCGCATCGGGGCCGTGCCTCGCCGCCACCGACCAGCGACACATCGACGTGACCGGCCATGCCGAGCGCGTGGTCCAGCCCGACCGTTTCACCATCAATATCACCGTGAAGGTGTCGAACGCGAAGCCGGCGCTGGCGCGTATCGGCGTGGAAAAGCACATGGCCACGGTGATCACCGGCTTCAAGGCGCACCATGCGCTGCCCGAGTCGATCAATGCCACCGCGCTGTCGATCACGCCGCACTCGCATTACAAGGGCAACGAAGAAGTCGTCGAAGGCACCGAGGTCACGCGCACGGCGACGGCCACCTTTGCACGCATGGACGACCTGCGCGATTTCATCGACAGCCTGGACACGGCGGGCAATGAGTTGCAGATCGCGGGCACATCGATCGATCGCAGCGATGCCCCGGAGATCGAGGCGCAGTTGCGCGAAGAAGCCATGCGCGATTCCACCCGCCAGGCCGAGCTCGTCGCGAAGACCTACGGCGTGCGCCTCGGCGAGCTCTTCACCGTCTCCGACCAGGCCACCCCTGTCTACGAGGGCTACTCGGGGATGAGTGCGGCTAAGCAACGCCCGGCGCCGCCACCGCCCATCGACCTCCAGGTCGGTGGCATGAAGATCGAGCGTACGATGTACGCGACCTACCTGCTGGCGCCGTCGAACAAATGA
- a CDS encoding DUF4019 domain-containing protein yields MSIATAPVRKAPAARPGRSTPLSALLTVANTPRLGPHPKSLDKALARAQQWVELSDSRRPDAMWLEAGAMMQRMVPRAEWVRYLRKIRTDRGLLVGREWFEMARVRDPVGLPAGDYMNVIFLAHYARAVIFETISLAPGADGWLPVGYVIRPVQREITYNP; encoded by the coding sequence ATGTCGATCGCCACGGCACCTGTACGCAAGGCTCCGGCCGCCCGGCCCGGGAGGTCGACGCCACTGAGCGCGCTGCTCACCGTGGCCAACACGCCGCGGCTGGGGCCGCATCCGAAGTCGCTGGACAAGGCCCTCGCCCGCGCCCAGCAGTGGGTGGAACTCTCCGACAGCCGCCGCCCCGACGCCATGTGGCTGGAAGCCGGCGCGATGATGCAGCGGATGGTGCCGCGCGCGGAATGGGTGCGCTACCTGCGCAAGATCCGCACCGACCGTGGATTGCTCGTCGGCCGCGAGTGGTTCGAGATGGCACGCGTCAGGGATCCCGTCGGCCTGCCGGCCGGGGACTACATGAACGTGATCTTCCTCGCGCATTACGCCAGGGCGGTGATCTTCGAGACGATCTCGCTGGCCCCCGGCGCCGACGGATGGCTACCGGTGGGGTACGTGATCCGGCCAGTGCAGCGCGAGATCACCTACAACCCCTAA
- a CDS encoding DUF1311 domain-containing protein: protein MIFASKTARASVITASLLLTSVPALADEHMRQGAPKGIRASFFACMDKARGDIVGMGACITPERKFQDTRLNDAYRKLMARLDGKAQADLKASERGWLEFNGKTMNVELAVGRDDKTVNIEAGVNELYRYAARADALEGLAGIASD from the coding sequence ATGATCTTTGCATCCAAGACCGCACGGGCCAGCGTGATTACCGCGAGCCTGCTCCTGACGTCGGTACCCGCCCTGGCGGACGAACATATGCGCCAGGGCGCACCCAAAGGCATCCGCGCATCCTTCTTCGCATGCATGGACAAAGCCCGTGGCGACATCGTCGGCATGGGTGCGTGCATCACGCCGGAAAGGAAGTTCCAGGACACTCGCCTGAACGATGCATACCGCAAGCTGATGGCTCGCCTGGACGGGAAAGCCCAGGCCGACCTGAAGGCGTCGGAGCGCGGCTGGCTCGAGTTCAATGGGAAGACCATGAACGTCGAGTTGGCGGTCGGTCGCGACGATAAAACGGTGAACATCGAGGCTGGTGTCAACGAGCTCTATCGATACGCTGCCCGGGCCGATGCGCTTGAGGGGCTGGCAGGGATCGCGTCTGATTGA
- a CDS encoding HAD family hydrolase codes for MSLDLDDTLWPVLPALVEAEQCVDRWLKQHHPDVASAWPIEAMRELRDKVAREHTHLAHDFSEQRRITIRQAFAACGIDDAPVDALWGIYFAARNNVELYPDSLAALERIAARVPIVSISNGNADLEVIGLHHFFHTRLNAYGVGVAKPDRMIFQAAADALGLEPAAILHVGDDPLLDVVGARDAGLRTVWLNRTGETWSHGPAPDLEFTDMTALADWIDASPPNDG; via the coding sequence GTGTCGCTGGATCTGGACGACACGTTGTGGCCGGTCTTGCCGGCCCTCGTCGAAGCCGAGCAGTGTGTCGATCGCTGGCTGAAGCAGCATCACCCGGATGTCGCCAGCGCGTGGCCGATCGAGGCCATGCGCGAGCTGCGCGACAAGGTGGCGAGGGAGCATACGCACCTCGCCCACGATTTCAGCGAGCAACGCCGGATCACCATCCGCCAGGCCTTCGCGGCCTGCGGTATCGACGATGCGCCGGTGGATGCCCTGTGGGGCATCTACTTCGCGGCGCGCAACAACGTCGAACTCTATCCCGATAGCCTGGCCGCACTGGAACGCATCGCGGCCCGCGTGCCGATCGTCAGTATTTCCAACGGCAACGCCGACCTGGAAGTGATTGGCCTGCACCATTTCTTCCATACGCGGCTCAACGCGTACGGCGTGGGCGTGGCCAAGCCGGACCGGATGATTTTCCAGGCGGCGGCCGACGCGCTGGGCCTCGAGCCGGCGGCGATCCTTCACGTCGGTGACGACCCTTTGCTTGATGTGGTCGGCGCTCGCGATGCCGGTTTGAGAACCGTCTGGCTCAACCGCACGGGTGAAACGTGGTCCCACGGGCCCGCGCCAGACCTCGAATTCACGGATATGACGGCTCTTGCCGACTGGATTGACGCGTCGCCCCCCAACGACGGCTAG
- a CDS encoding leucyl aminopeptidase family protein has product MSPLIDRKSGKRSVTPIELVDATSFAAVEQRLGATHRQWLSSLGFRPTSGSVAVLPNNAGGLSRVLLGVDRSDPLSALGGLPFRLPEGIYQLADDTVVEDRELLALGWALGAYRFERYRKSGRAAAQLLVEPAVLRNVQPLVDGVFQVRDLVNTPTEDMGPADLAAAVQAHATEHKAKMREWVGDELLAENFPTIHAVGRASHRPPRMIELTWGKNSNPKLVIVGKGVCFDTGGLDIKPSEGMRWMKKDMGGAAHAIALAGMVMKARLPVRLTLLVPAVENAISGNAMRPGEVIRTRAGHTVEVDNTDAEGRLVLCDALAYAVEQSPDLIVDFATLTGAARVALGPELPALFTNRDQLADEVIGAAETVHDPMWRLPLWRPYRRMLESYIADFANAGPSRHAGAITAALYLERFVPDSQNWMHLDTYSWNDGERPGHPRGGEAQGLRAFFKFLSTRYS; this is encoded by the coding sequence ATGTCGCCACTGATCGACCGGAAATCTGGCAAGCGCTCTGTCACCCCCATCGAGCTCGTGGACGCGACGTCCTTCGCAGCCGTCGAACAGCGTTTGGGTGCCACGCACCGGCAGTGGCTGTCCTCACTGGGTTTCCGTCCGACCTCCGGCTCGGTCGCCGTCCTGCCGAATAACGCAGGTGGGTTGTCACGCGTGCTGTTGGGCGTGGACCGCAGCGATCCGTTGTCGGCCCTGGGTGGCCTGCCCTTCCGCCTGCCAGAGGGGATCTACCAGCTGGCCGACGACACCGTGGTCGAAGACCGCGAGCTGCTCGCCCTGGGCTGGGCGCTGGGCGCCTACCGTTTCGAGCGTTACCGCAAGAGTGGCCGTGCCGCCGCGCAGTTGCTGGTCGAGCCGGCCGTGCTGCGCAACGTGCAGCCGCTGGTCGATGGCGTGTTCCAGGTCCGCGACCTGGTCAACACCCCGACCGAGGACATGGGCCCGGCCGATCTCGCCGCCGCCGTGCAGGCGCATGCGACCGAGCACAAGGCGAAGATGCGCGAGTGGGTGGGCGACGAACTGCTCGCCGAGAATTTCCCGACGATCCACGCCGTGGGTCGCGCCAGCCATCGTCCGCCGCGGATGATCGAGCTGACCTGGGGCAAGAACTCCAACCCGAAGCTGGTGATCGTCGGCAAGGGCGTGTGCTTCGATACCGGCGGCCTGGACATCAAGCCGTCCGAAGGCATGCGCTGGATGAAGAAGGACATGGGTGGCGCGGCCCACGCGATCGCCCTGGCCGGCATGGTAATGAAGGCGCGCCTGCCGGTGCGCCTCACCCTGCTGGTGCCCGCCGTGGAAAACGCGATCAGCGGTAACGCGATGCGTCCGGGCGAAGTGATCCGCACCCGCGCGGGCCACACGGTGGAAGTGGACAACACCGACGCCGAAGGCCGCCTGGTGCTGTGCGATGCGCTGGCCTACGCGGTGGAGCAATCGCCCGACCTGATCGTGGATTTCGCGACGCTCACCGGCGCCGCCCGCGTCGCGCTCGGCCCCGAGCTGCCCGCGCTGTTCACCAACCGCGACCAGCTGGCCGACGAAGTGATCGGTGCTGCCGAAACCGTGCATGACCCGATGTGGCGCCTGCCGCTGTGGCGTCCGTACCGCCGCATGCTCGAGTCGTACATCGCCGACTTCGCCAACGCCGGCCCGTCCCGCCACGCCGGCGCGATCACCGCCGCGCTCTACCTCGAACGCTTCGTGCCCGACAGCCAGAACTGGATGCACCTGGACACGTATTCGTGGAACGACGGCGAACGCCCCGGCCACCCCCGCGGCGGCGAAGCCCAGGGCCTCCGCGCCTTCTTCAAGTTCCTCTCCACCCGCTATTCGTAG
- a CDS encoding substrate-binding domain-containing protein, with protein MSLRLARLFTATLIGLTASATVLAAGPQLIWRGDVTTARGVVTDVAKAWEKAGKGHFELQPFNTASGIDAVTKGTADLAGSARPGIGGAEQSLTFTPVAWDALVMVTYPSNPVNNISLMQLHEIYMGHITNWKELGGEDAPINLYAVASPGDGVEYSLRKLLFGRGNQPVAAPRLYVNQAKLEEGVTLDKRGLGASTLAGVGGNTKVKLLSIDGVKPSQSSVASGAYPLYTELYLVSNETSPKAADVKEFLAFVTSAAGSSVLRAHSLVPYADGTALASGDAGRRAKIASAVGTKANVGQPMTTPTVAAAAAPAAAAEAAKEALVAKAGPTTKAGKAAAAAAAKQEAAAAKLAAAENSPFAHVVASVTTSAHQGFSGIRSEAFTQSDNAKAGGKFAKVTGDAVTVAGKVTAKPAPVAAAEPAAKAEAPKVAEARPAAKAEAAKAEAPKAVAKAEKKPAAAAAKTYKVSAGDTLYSIAKRNNVDVNELRSMNGLKDNNVHAGQVLKVAAR; from the coding sequence ATGTCTCTTCGTCTCGCGCGACTGTTTACCGCCACGCTGATCGGCCTTACCGCCTCCGCTACCGTTCTTGCCGCCGGCCCCCAGTTGATCTGGCGTGGCGATGTCACCACCGCGCGCGGCGTGGTCACCGACGTGGCCAAGGCCTGGGAGAAGGCGGGCAAGGGCCACTTCGAACTGCAGCCGTTCAACACCGCGTCGGGTATCGATGCCGTGACCAAGGGCACCGCCGACCTGGCCGGCTCGGCTCGCCCGGGCATCGGTGGCGCGGAGCAGTCGCTGACCTTCACGCCAGTGGCGTGGGACGCCCTGGTGATGGTCACCTACCCGTCCAACCCGGTGAACAACATCTCGCTCATGCAGCTGCATGAGATCTACATGGGCCACATCACCAACTGGAAGGAGCTCGGCGGCGAAGACGCGCCGATCAACCTCTATGCGGTGGCCAGCCCGGGCGACGGCGTGGAATACAGCCTGCGCAAGCTGCTGTTCGGCCGCGGCAACCAGCCGGTCGCCGCGCCGCGCCTGTACGTCAACCAGGCCAAGCTCGAAGAGGGCGTGACCCTCGACAAGCGTGGCCTCGGTGCGAGCACCCTCGCCGGCGTCGGTGGCAACACCAAGGTGAAGCTGCTCTCGATCGATGGCGTGAAGCCGTCGCAGTCCAGCGTCGCCAGCGGTGCCTACCCGCTGTACACCGAGCTCTACCTGGTCAGCAACGAAACCAGCCCGAAGGCTGCCGACGTGAAGGAATTCCTCGCGTTCGTGACCTCGGCCGCCGGTAGCTCGGTGCTGCGCGCACACAGCCTGGTGCCGTACGCCGATGGCACCGCCCTCGCCTCGGGCGATGCGGGCCGTCGCGCGAAGATCGCTTCGGCCGTCGGCACCAAGGCCAACGTGGGCCAGCCGATGACCACCCCGACCGTCGCCGCCGCTGCCGCCCCGGCCGCTGCCGCGGAAGCCGCGAAGGAAGCGCTGGTCGCCAAGGCCGGCCCGACCACCAAGGCCGGCAAGGCTGCCGCCGCGGCTGCCGCGAAGCAGGAAGCTGCCGCTGCGAAGCTGGCTGCCGCCGAGAACTCGCCGTTCGCCCACGTCGTCGCCAGCGTCACCACCTCGGCGCACCAGGGCTTCTCGGGCATCCGTTCGGAAGCCTTCACCCAGTCCGACAATGCGAAGGCGGGCGGCAAGTTCGCCAAGGTCACCGGCGATGCCGTGACCGTCGCAGGCAAGGTCACCGCCAAGCCCGCACCGGTCGCTGCGGCTGAGCCGGCGGCGAAGGCGGAGGCCCCGAAGGTGGCTGAAGCCAGGCCGGCCGCGAAGGCCGAAGCCGCGAAGGCGGAAGCGCCGAAGGCTGTCGCGAAGGCGGAGAAGAAGCCGGCGGCCGCTGCGGCGAAGACCTACAAGGTCTCCGCGGGTGACACGCTGTATTCGATCGCCAAGCGCAACAACGTCGACGTGAACGAGCTGCGTTCGATGAACGGCCTGAAGGACAACAACGTGCATGCCGGCCAGGTGTTGAAGGTGGCGGCGCGTTGA
- a CDS encoding DUF998 domain-containing protein, with translation MAGLLLRAAIALPLVGMLIPMLIGFFVPGYSSISQHMSELELLSPSISMACRVGAIVAGLSIVGFAIALLVQHGARYRFTALASAIFGISMVSNGVFTMGSPLHGLYAIGLTVILCPAFFAAERRAGTDTVSLVVAFLVLVYMWALMTGLDPAATRGLTQRLITVPMFAWFGYAAWLVLRDAPGIRHATAPASV, from the coding sequence ATGGCAGGACTGCTTCTAAGGGCGGCCATCGCCCTACCCCTGGTGGGGATGCTCATCCCCATGCTCATCGGCTTCTTCGTCCCCGGGTATTCCTCGATCAGCCAGCACATGAGTGAGCTCGAGCTCCTCTCGCCGTCCATCTCGATGGCCTGCCGCGTCGGTGCGATCGTCGCTGGCCTGTCGATCGTCGGCTTCGCCATCGCCCTGCTCGTGCAGCACGGCGCGCGCTATCGGTTCACGGCGCTGGCCTCGGCCATCTTCGGCATCAGCATGGTGTCCAACGGCGTGTTCACCATGGGCAGCCCGCTGCACGGGCTCTATGCGATCGGCCTCACGGTCATCCTGTGCCCCGCGTTCTTCGCCGCCGAACGCCGTGCCGGCACCGACACCGTGTCGCTCGTCGTCGCCTTCCTGGTGCTGGTCTACATGTGGGCGCTGATGACCGGGCTCGATCCTGCCGCGACGCGAGGCCTCACCCAACGACTGATCACCGTGCCGATGTTCGCGTGGTTCGGCTACGCCGCGTGGCTCGTTCTCCGCGACGCGCCCGGCATCCGCCACGCAACCGCACCCGCCTCCGTGTAG
- a CDS encoding anthranilate synthase component I codes for MISREQFDAYAAEGYTRIPLVREVFSDLDTPLSVYLKLADGPYTFLFESVEGGATWGRHSMIGLPARRVYRLRGHELEVEENGEVVETRHLDDPLGEIEVLRKQYEVPKLPGLPDFTGGLVGYFGFETIGYIEERLAQWDKKDELGTPDVLLMLADELAVFDNLKGRLYLIVHADPSRPQAYAEAMRRLDTLTFRLRQGGVSYPQIQQSVALDESDFKSSFTRDEYEAMVRTAQEYIRAGDIFQVVPSQRLSIGFNARPVDVYRALRAMNPSPYMFFIDIGTTQIVGSSPEILVRLKNGRVVLRPIAGTRRRGADEAEDVALEEELLADPKERAEHLMLIDLGRNDVGRVSQTGSVELAESFVVERYSHVMHIVSQVEGDIKDGMSYMDVIKATFPAGTVSGAPKIRALEIIQELEPFKRNIYAGAIGWLGWWGDADTAIAIRTAVIQDGRLHVQAGGGVVYDSDPAAEWEETMNKGRALFRAVAQAAKGL; via the coding sequence ATGATCTCCCGCGAACAATTCGACGCCTACGCCGCTGAGGGCTACACCCGGATCCCGCTGGTCCGCGAGGTGTTTTCCGACCTCGATACCCCGTTGTCGGTCTACCTGAAGCTGGCCGATGGCCCGTATACCTTCCTGTTCGAGTCGGTGGAGGGCGGGGCGACCTGGGGGCGGCATTCGATGATCGGCCTGCCGGCGCGCCGGGTGTACCGGCTGCGCGGGCATGAGCTGGAAGTGGAAGAGAACGGCGAGGTGGTCGAGACGCGCCACCTGGACGACCCGCTCGGTGAGATCGAGGTCCTGCGCAAGCAGTACGAGGTGCCGAAGCTGCCGGGCCTGCCCGACTTCACCGGCGGCCTGGTCGGTTACTTCGGCTTCGAGACGATCGGCTACATCGAAGAGCGGCTGGCCCAGTGGGACAAGAAGGACGAGCTGGGCACGCCCGACGTCCTGCTGATGCTCGCCGACGAGCTGGCCGTGTTCGACAACCTCAAGGGTCGCCTGTACCTGATCGTCCACGCCGATCCGTCGCGTCCGCAGGCCTACGCCGAAGCGATGCGCCGACTCGATACGCTGACCTTCCGCCTGCGCCAGGGCGGCGTGTCCTACCCGCAGATCCAGCAGTCGGTCGCGCTGGATGAGTCCGACTTCAAGTCCTCCTTCACCCGCGACGAATACGAAGCGATGGTGCGCACCGCGCAGGAATACATCCGCGCCGGCGACATTTTCCAGGTCGTGCCGTCGCAGCGGCTGAGCATCGGCTTCAACGCCCGCCCGGTCGACGTCTACCGCGCACTGCGCGCGATGAACCCGTCGCCGTACATGTTCTTCATCGACATCGGCACGACCCAGATCGTCGGCTCGTCGCCGGAAATCCTCGTCCGCCTGAAGAACGGCCGCGTGGTGCTGCGCCCGATCGCCGGCACGCGCCGCCGCGGCGCCGACGAAGCCGAAGATGTCGCCCTCGAAGAAGAACTGCTCGCCGATCCGAAGGAACGCGCCGAACACCTCATGCTGATCGACCTCGGCCGCAACGACGTGGGTCGCGTAAGCCAGACCGGCAGCGTCGAGCTCGCCGAATCCTTCGTGGTCGAACGCTACTCGCACGTGATGCACATCGTGTCGCAGGTGGAAGGCGACATTAAGGACGGCATGTCCTACATGGACGTGATCAAGGCCACGTTCCCTGCCGGCACGGTCAGCGGCGCGCCGAAGATCCGCGCGCTGGAGATCATCCAGGAACTGGAACCATTCAAGCGCAACATCTACGCGGGCGCCATCGGCTGGCTCGGCTGGTGGGGCGACGCCGACACGGCGATCGCCATCCGCACGGCGGTGATCCAGGACGGCCGCCTGCACGTCCAGGCGGGCGGCGGCGTGGTCTACGACTCCGACCCGGCCGCCGAGTGGGAAGAGACCATGAACAAGGGCCGCGCGCTGTTCCGCGCCGTCGCCCAGGCCGCGAAGGGCCTTTAG